The stretch of DNA TTCATGTTGTCGGTATCATCTTGTTGTATAGTTGTATAGTGTATAGTTGTATATGCCAAGGCAACCATTATTGTCACTTAAGTTCAAAGGTTACACATTTTCTCACTTCTGGCTGCTGTGATACTTCCCTTCTTCCTTTCATGATTTAAGAGACGGGACCTTAATCAGGTTGATGCTTTTATGGAGGTTGGTACAAGagcttttttaaaaagaatCTTGGACTCCTCCCCTCCCCTTTCTCTCAAGTTCCAAACCTTCTCCGTTCGTTAGACAAACCATTTATTTTAAGCTAGTTCAAGTTTTCTCTATTACTGAACTGCTGCCTATGAACCACACATAAAAGGTCAATGGGACTTATTCTGGCCTTTGAGGGAAGGAAAGGGGTGTGCGGGATATGGTGCTAAACTTTGAAAAgcgaaaagtttttttttttttttttttcctcctcccTCCTTTTTGGTGGGGCTAAGATTCTATTTTCCATCACATGGTTCTGTCTGTTCCTTGttcctttcatttttattatttcccGAGTAAGTTGAAATTTTCTCTAGTGGTCTTGCATGATTAACAGTACTTGAAGCTGGGCTTTGTGGTGGAACTAACGGTTTTGTGTTCAGGTTGGTACCCTTGTGACAAATGCACTGATAAATGCACGGAAAACTGTTGATAAGTCCTCGGCAGAGGCGGTTGAGAATGTACCTGTATTATCGACCAGTTTTGCATATGGTGTCTATATGGCAGTCTCTAGCAACCTTCGGTACGTATAGATTGGATGCATATTGTTATTACTCAAATATAATTGCTACGGGTTGTCAAGTTACAGTCTTTTTTGTAACTTGTCACTAATAATATTCAATGAGAGCCGTCTCTAATTCTCATCACTCGAGAATTCCTGCATCCAGGTTTCTCTAAACGAAGTTTTGTCTGCTACAGGTACCAAGTGTTGGCGGGAATTATTGAACAGCGGATGTTAGAGCCTCTGCTGCACCAACACAAGTTGGTTTTGAGCGCGCTGTGCTTTGCTGTTCGGACAGGCAACACCTTCTTGGGTTCATTATTGTAAGATTTTTCAACTCCCTTCTTGAATGCCAGTACCGCTTCTCCATTTCATGGCCCGCCATTGTTTTCTAAGCATCGTATTCTGAATTGCTTCGCAGGTGGGTCGATTATGCACGCTGGATAGGGATTCAAAAGGCGGAAGAAACCGAAAGCTAGAGCGAGTTCTCAGGTGAAACGTTTTAGTTCCATTGATGGATGTCTGGTAAATTAGTTGACATTACATTACAGAAACTTAGGTCTCTGGAGATTGATTGTTTAAATGTTAAATTTGCAGTTCATAAGTGGCATACTTAGGAATCTTGtattagaataaattttttgatGATTGTTTTGGGAtcaaaattcaaactttttaaatttcttccttttttcaAATGGATTATACCCCAATCCCGAGAACTCCACTATTCCTTCCTTGAAAACTCGGTGGAGGAAGTTAATTGCGAAATGTGCCTTAACTGGcaaatttcttccttttttcgGTGTAATTGATAGCCGATATAGTTTGGAATGTTATTGTTAGTGTAACAATTGTATTTTcctgttattgttattgtataGTTTGATGATTGTTTGGGGAtcaaaattcaaactttttcaaatttcttcctTTTTCAAATGGATTATACCCCAATCCCGAGAACAATACTATTCCTGCCTTGAAAACTTGGTGGAGGAAGTTAATCGCGGAATGTGCCTTAActgacaattttttttcctttttcattgtAATTGATAGTCGATATAGTTTGAAATGTTATTGTTAGTGTAATAGTTGTATTTACCATATCCTATTATATATCTTATTAAACATGAGTGTGTTCAAAATAAAGTGATTTTCTATGGTGTTGATGTCTATCATCATAAGTGGTGATAGTACCGAGTACAATTATGCAtcctattttcttttaattattactcAGGTACTGTTAATAatggtttcaactttcaatacTAGTGTTAATCGGAGCCGATATAActtgatatattatacaatgTATACATGATTATACTTCACACTAGGCACCATAGTAAAACTCTCAAAACAATAAGAACAAAAGAACACTTTCCCCTTAATTGTAGTACACTAGTGAATCACAAGACTTGATTAACCATCTATCTTTTCTATaaaatgtaatttaattaatcatattTAACTCTCATAATAAGACAATTTTTGGAGTATACAAGATTAAGCAAACTTATAGTACGTGTGTAAATATATTGCCTTGGCTCCTCAAGCAATCACCTCGTTTACCTCGCAACTCCTTAACTTTATCGTCGCACGGGTTTTGCTCACTCGTACGATGCTACAGCATTCACTTCTATCATTCTGAAACCAAACATATTTCCatacatattattatccaaAAGTTTGGGGAGAAAGTAAAACTTTAAGTCATATATTTAGATGATTGATACTAGTTGGTACAATCATACAAGGCAATTTATTTTGTGGACCCGGTTCCATCTTGTAAGATGAACTTGagtccaaaatacataatttacatactgaatgttcacaatttatataatgaatgCTCATAATTCAAAtgatgaacattcagtatgtgaATAAAcacgggtctaccttgcaaggtggactcgggtctatggtataactattgattaTATAATACTCTCACAGTAGCCACGTTAAACTGGGCTCAAACAAGAAAGTGTGTTCGTAATCTTTTGGTATGAGAAATCACGGTTTACCCATCTTATGATATTGACTGACAAATGAAGTAAACTAGCTTAGGTTGTTTATAGCTAACTAGCCCAATCCAAGAATTTCAATAGACTGCTCCCACTTGACTACTctgacgagggaaacccacaTTCATTTTCGAGGGTGTGCTGGATAAATCCTATCTTGTGACCTTAATCGTCGTAAACTAGCATATGTTGCCTATAATTATAACCATCTCAAACTAATAAAGTCAATAGACCACTCCCAATAGAActtaaacttgtaaccttgtagtTATCGAGTCAACAGGTAGACCATGGGTTAcccacatttttatttttattttatgggtGATGTTAGGATGTCtattcatttaattaatgtaaGGTTGACTATAGTAGTAATCTAGGATTTTGTAACACTCGAAATCAATAAATGACATTTTGACTTTTGACAACCTATTAGGCAACATGTCACTAGAGCTACGTACTTGTATGCATGATTTGTCGTATATGCAAAAtcaccaacaaaaagaaaaaaaaacataaaattcgAAATTACCCGTAACCGCCTTTCCGCCGGAGAGAACACCTGAATCCTATTAATCTGATCGGCCGACCGGTTCCCTTCAGCCGAACACGGCCCCATTCCCCGGTCCCACGACCGGTGATACGTCGTCACAATCTCCTCCCTTGGCGGCGCCAACTTCTCCACCttcttaaagaaaaagaaatgcgGCGCCTCGCAGGGGTCGCCGGAGCGGCGGCGCACGTCGAACATCCAAAACGGCGGCGTATTGGTCTCCCGCCACTTCACGAACGTCTCGATCGGATTCTGCAATTGGCTCCGCGGCATTATCCGCTCGTAGATCTGAGCGGAATATCCCCAGGAGACGGAGAACGACCACCGCAATCGCCGATCGTAGCATATCGCCTGCTGAAGAATTCTCGTCTGGTCGAAATTTGCTGGTTCCATTAACCGCCGCGCCGACTCGGCCCGGTCCGTGAACGGGAAAATCGGATCCGCCATGTCGAAGTGGTGGAGCGACATTAATGGGACGTTGGGGTGGTAGGACAGGAAGCCTGACACGTCACCACGCATGTCCATCTGcacaccaaaaagaaaaagaaaatgacatCCAAACAAAAGCTTAATCAGCACACCAAACAACACTATCACTTATTAACTCAAAACATTCTTGCCGATGAGGCAATGAcgttgtggtctagtggcatccagtTGCACCTTTATATGGAAGAGCGTGTATTCGAGCGTCAGCAATACTACCTTGTATTatgaatgtttaaaaaaatattttttttgtcaggCATGTCCTAGACCGTTCTAACTATAGAAGACACATTTAAGTTTTTAAGCCCTTAAGCTCATATTAGACTAATACCGTTTGCACCGGGTtagcccaattaaggggcatcCTTAAGCCCATATCAGATGACTAATACCGTTCGCACCGGGTtagcccaattaaggggcaccCTTAAGCCCATATCAGACTAATCCACGTTCGCACCAGGTCATCCCAATTAAGGGGCCCGTATCAGACTAGTTCCCATTCGCATCAGGTCAGTCCAATTAAGGAGCAAAGTGTTGGctaaattgattttttcatacaagaggGGTTTGAACTctcgacctctcttaagggacaaTAGTACACGACCGCTCTCGCCAATCAAGTTGGTTAAAGAAATGGCCAAAGTGttggccaaattgattttttcatacaagaggGGTTTCAACTCTCAACGTctcttaagggacaagagtggtgaatttttttaagcactactgactctgttacaatgctgTTCATAACTACTCCACTCCTTTCATATGTGAGTacaactgggtgccactagatcgtCTTGGCAAAATGGATGGAGAATAAAACattgacaaaaataatattaaaggaaaaactagagaaatgaaaaataggGAAAATTGACCTGATGAAAACCTCCATGAGGAGAAATGTTGACTCCGAGGTCGGCAACGCATGACATTGTAGTCTTGTCGGCGCTAGTGAACCGCGAGTATCTTTTCAGGCAACCCATGATGCCGTCCGACAAGGCTTTGGCCAGCGGATAACTCAACACGATCCCGGCGCCGCCAAACGCCTGGTTGAACGAGAACCAAAAGTTGGACAAAACGAACTCCGAGTGGCCGCCGATGTAGAAGAATTTCGTATGATCATACCGTGCTATGAGCTCAAGAATATTCTCCACCATAAAAATAGAATCATCGTCCCCCATAACCACCCACCGTACTCCCTCCCCCGCATTCCCCACGATCTCGCTGATCCCGTGCACCATACGCGCCACCCTAGCGTCCACGTGTTTCGTCATTTGTACCACTTCCGTTATGTTGTACGATATCTTGTACGGCGGCGACTGTGGGGACCACGGCAGCAGGTCCCCCGTCGGCTCCTTGTCGAGCAAAAGGTACCCGCGCGTGACGTTCGGCCGCCACCATGACTCCACGTAAGCTCTCCGGTGGTGCCACGCGCCTTCCGACCCCACAATCCCGAATATCACGTGGCTCATGTTGGTCGGCGCCGACGTGGCGCCGCTGGATTTCGCCACGCTGGCCAAATCGGAAGACGGAGACGGGCAATTACGGCCGGCGTTGGGGATCAAAACAATCCCCAAGAAAAACACCACGCCGGAAACCAGCAAAGCCTTGCTAAGCCCAACAACCAGAGCGTTCCCACTCGCCGGAGATGACGTCATCTGGACGGGAAAACTaactaactaattaattaatgaaaatttaaaaccaTGTAAAAAAACACAAGCATAAGTCAAACCAGACCAAAATCTGGGTTGTAGAAAACTAGAAATCTGTTAAAatgagatgtttttttttttgtttttcttccaaAATGGATAGAAATTTGTGGTGGGGATGGTAGGTTGTTCACGTACTGTTTATGGCTGTTCTTGTGATCTGATCTGCGTGATTCCTTTTGACTGGACGATCGATATGATCCTTCTTATTCCTCCTGCGTTACTGATGATACAaactgtaaatatataaaacgaGTATAAGATTTTGGAAAAGCTAATGcatgttttgtgtttttgaAAGATGAATGCAAATTGAATCAAGTAAttggtgtgtgtatatatatatatatatatatatatatatatatatatatatattcccgtGAGACTCTGAATGCACATAGTCTAgagtgtgtgcacttagcccAACACTCTAGACTGTGTTCATTCGGGTAGTAAACTGTGACTAATTTGCTGGTCTGGCTGAATTATCCACTTGAGATTTAAGGTTGCTCTATACCCAAAATCAATGATCCAATCCTTGATCTTTAGTTAAGGATGAGCGAGTCTTTTCCCCTCAACCACACCCCTAGATTATTCTCTCTCAATGGTAGCACACGAAACATAGATAAACTAGCCAACTCAAAATACAATTGTACAAACGTACAAATGAAACAGAAAAATTAAAAGGGAGGTATGTATTCGACATTGTGACACTAGTGTATAAGCATTTAATTATCTCTTTAGTTGCATATATGATTCTCACTTACAGCTCAAATAAACCTTGATTTCAGCCTGATAATAAAGAATTTTGTTGATCTACTATTAATCGAGTGATAATGAAGGAGAAAGGAAAAAATGTTATGCAAATTTACCAGAGCATCTATTCTTAAAGTTAACTTAACGGAGGTTTATTTAGTGCGCAATTAAAACTTTCATTAAAAGCTAGCAATATATGCTCATAAAGTAtaacataaatattattatgtgtaTAATAAACGTTTCCCAGTTATATGAgtcttaaaattaaattaacttaaTGTTGCCTTGTGATGCTAGCTCAATTGATTTGATCAATCACTCGCAAAAGTGATGACAAAGTGGGTAGAGCATGATTTTTGTACTAAAAAGTTACGAGTGTGGTAAGCAACTAGATTGTCACCATTACAATTGTTACAAACCTTAAATCTTTTTGCATTTACTTTTGGTTTACATACCCGGTGAAATCAACACATTATAATTGTCCTATATAttaagtgtgtgtatatatatataaagtaattaacacattaaaaagaaaaaggttttccccttctttttttcttttttttttttgaaagaaaaacgCCATTAAACAAGTGTTCAATATAGGAAGGAACAGAAGACAACCAACAAGTTAAGGACCAGTTTGAGAATGAGCCGCTCTAGCTAAAGTATGAGCATGCAAGCTTGTTCGCTGAtctaaaaagaaattaacagtttttttcctttcttattcggtgatatatatttgaaaaaatgtGTAATAGTCTTACTTACATATATTCATTCTAAACCTACAATTTCTTCGTTAAATGACCGcttaaagaaaaaacaacatTTCTCTAACATGAATCCCGATCAaaagatcaaaatcaacataaacattacattatatttaactaaataattttttggagCAATTTTTATTCTTGGGTTATACATTTTGTTTGGAAGAAATTAAATGctgccatgcatgcatgcttcaAGAATCAAGCAATGATGTCATCTGCCATGCATCTTCTAGTTTTGATGACGGCGCTTTCGGACTCAACACTATCAATCGTTACATCACAGCATTCACTTCTACCAATCTGaaacaaataattatatataataaacaaataaataaaatttaggggTGGATTGTAATATGCGAGTCAACCATATATAGAAtcagaatcaaatacttgataaataatGGAATAAGttttagtaaattttttttttcgaatgaCGAGAGAAAAACACAATTACTATTCAAGAGTGTGCATTGTGTAAACCTCACTCTTGTATAAAAACTTGCAAACTACATAGGAGATGTGCATTGCACTAAAATTAATGACTTAATATTAATACTagagtttgaaaattttaaaaaattaatgcaaTTAATTGATTATGGTTACACTTGCGTTTGTCAAATTACCCTTTAAGAAgtacttttaatttgagaatTGTTGCATTGTCGTTCCTAAATCTTAATTTTAGTCTTCAGTGCATTTAATTGTTTTCCATAATTGTTTTATGGTAGGTTAAAGGCTCACATTGAATTCACGTACCCCtccaatattttcaaaaaaaaagggcTCACATTGAATGATAAGTCCGTTCACAAACAATCCCATAAATTTACCATCTTTCAacctttcttttaaaaaaatatgttgttgtactgttattgttattaaaaatGAGTTGAAATTATAGGGATGCAAATGAAATGgtaaataaatttcaaatgtAATGATATGACCGTAAGTTCCCTTTTGGAAGTGAAAAAAATGATAGAGATAAAGATAGCGCCTTAGAGCATCAGCATCTGAGATTTTTTTTGGAGTTATTAGTACAGTAGTATATGACATGGAGCAGAGAGGAGAGAGGTGAGAGAAGGATTGGGATCATCTGCAAGAACTTGGTGCTTGGAACAGTAATCATTGTGCACGGAAGACGAAGCCACTCGCGCCACGCGTGCGTGGCAGCAACCATTGCGCCCAACGGGTGCGTCATGCGCCCCTTACAAagccttaatttttttaaaaatatcatttttggttttttatttCCATCCCTCCCATTTttctttcataatcacacttacaaaaacttctcaaaaattataaaataacctcactactaaggatgctcttacAGCATTCCCTACGGGAGTAACTAAATAGCCACATAGATTTTTCTCTGTACATGGCATTGTTATTTTTGATGGGGGACTAAACACTACTGATGAGAAAAAGcagagatttaaaaaaaaaaaaaaaggaaaaaagaaaaaaaaatattgcagtACAGTTGAACCTCACACATGTGCCCAATAGGCACTTGCCCGCTAGGCGTAAAGGATCGAAGTGGCGAACAACTGTCTATCACTTTCTTCTATATATCTCGTATGTTTGTGGGTCTACAAATATTTTGTACTATTgagaataatattattgtgacatgatatTTTTTGTCTTCTATCTAGTATCTATATATAAAGCAGTTTTAATGCcgttaaaatacaaaaacattttggtcttcaattacaatttttttttaaataaacataaaaatatagatggaccaacttactttgtataaaaatgattgaaatgcatttgtatttaacgacatttcaacgattttattgacaaatgacaaaaaatgaacaTGACACACattaatactatgaccaaatatGAATGTTCTGATTACAAAAGGACTAAAATaaactgtcacctataaataggacaaaaaatggaattaactatttatttttgACTCTTCAAATACTaatgttttattgtttaattcATTACTATTGTCTTTAAGAAAAATAGATGCAAAGCAATAAGAACAAGGTAAAAGTAATGGCGTAATGCATAATCCATAGTAAAACATACCTTTGCGGGCTTTGTCATGGGCGAGTACACTACAATCTTGGAAATCCGGTCAGCCGACTGATCTCCGTCGCCGGCAAAACAAGCCGGCAACCCTCGCCGCCACGCGCGCCGATACGTCGTAACAATCCCATCCTCCTCCTCTTCCACCGACTCAAGAAAGAAAGCGTGCAGGACAAGACACGTGTCCGTCGTCGTATATTTGCGGACATCGAAAATCCAGTGGGGCGGCCAGGGAGTGGGCCCCCATGTCTGAAAAGTTTCGATGGGGTTATTCAGATAGCTCCGAGGAAAGATCTCCTCGTAAATGTCGGCGGAATATCCCCAGGCGACGGAGAACGACCAGTTTCTGGGGCGGTGGAAGCAGACCAGCTGTTTCAACATCCGAGGTTGGTCGGAGTTCGCAGCGGCCATGAAATGTCGGGCCGATTCGGGTCGGTTCATGGAGGGGAAGATCGGTGTCACCTCGTCCAAGTGGTGCAGGGATATTAAGGGAGAGTTTGGGAGGTATGATAAGAATCCAGATATATCCCCATGCATATCAATCTGTAATAGgattatatattttaagaaCATTAAATCATAGTACATAGAGAAAAGAGTCAAAATACACCCTTCAACTTTGCTAAAAGGTGTAATTAGACtcttgaactttaaaaagtgcaatAAAACACTCAAACTTCTCAAAATGAGTCAAATAAGTCTAATTTTCTAGTAACAACAGGTCACTGGTAAATTATCAACATTAACTACCGTTGATCACCGCAATGCAAATTACTATTCACTGcccttaagaaataaaaaaaaatcaggagACGACGTCTTGTCACCTTCTCCCTTAGAGAGGACAACCAGATCTGGCGTCTTCTCCAATGGAGAAGGCACCCAGATCCGATCGCCTTCTCCGGTGGAGAGGACAACCAGACCTCTGGTCGCCCTCTTCACGGGAGAAGACAACCGGCTCCaaccaccttttttttttttttttaataaatactttttagGGTTGCTGGGATTCATACTCACCGNTCGGAGAAAGCGTGGCACCACCGGAAAGCCTATATAGAGTCGTGGTGGAGGCCGAACGCCACGGTAGGGTTCCTCCTGTTGGATAAACCCCCCGGGGCGGAGCTCTTGCCCTGGCCTCCCAGCTCTCCTCCTTATCGGGTGTCTGACAATGTAAGTCGGGTAGTAGAAGAAACTAATCATGTGAATCCACGTGTGGCCCGGATGGTCCACGGGATCATGGAGACCGTCAGGGATGCGCCTCAACGGGTTACAAGGACGCTTAGGTGGGTTGTCATGGGGGACGACGACTCGATTTTCTTGGTGGACAATTTGGTGGATCTTCTTGCTCAATATGACCACACTAACTACTACTATCTTGGGGGGCATTCTGAGTTCGTTCCGGCAAATTATTACTTCTCCTTCAAGCAGGCCTTTGGGGGAGCTGGAATGGTGTTGAGCTTTCCTTTGGCCTTGGCCATGGCGGATGGCATCATGGATTGCCTCAAGAGGTATTCTCACCTCAATAGTGCTGATAAAACTACTGGCTATTGCATTGCTGATCTTGGGGTTTATCTGTCTCCTCACCAAGGTTTTCACCAGGTATATACATGTAGAAAAAATATCTAGACATTTCTCGAAACTTTgctcaaaagtgcaattaggcccttaaattttaaaaaagtgcaattaaacagcGTTTAAACGAGTAGCCGGTTATTGACCTGAAATAACCAATCATTTAAGATTTAAATCTTAAATGATTGGTTATTTCAGGTCAATAACCGGCTACTCGTTTAAACgctgtttaattgcacttttttaaaatttaagggcctaattgcacttttgagcAAAGTTTCGAGAAATGT from Ipomoea triloba cultivar NCNSP0323 chromosome 7, ASM357664v1 encodes:
- the LOC116024539 gene encoding uncharacterized protein LOC116024539, whose protein sequence is MSLHHFDMADPIFPFTDRAESARRLMEPANFDQTRILQQAICYDRRLRWSFSVSWGYSAQIYERIMPRSQLQNPIETFVKWRETNTPPFWMFDVRRRSGDPCEAPHFFFFKKVEKLAPPREEIVTTYHRSWDRGMGPCSAEGNRSADQINRIQVFSPAERRLRNDRSECCSIVRVSKTRATIKLRSCEVNEVIA
- the LOC116025387 gene encoding uncharacterized protein LOC116025387; translation: MTSSPASGNALVVGLSKALLVSGVVFFLGIVLIPNAGRNCPSPSSDLASVAKSSGATSAPTNMSHVIFGIVGSEGAWHHRRAYVESWWRPNVTRGYLLLDKEPTGDLLPWSPQSPPYKISYNITEVVQMTKHVDARVARMVHGISEIVGNAGEGVRWVVMGDDDSIFMVENILELIARYDHTKFFYIGGHSEFVLSNFWFSFNQAFGGAGIVLSYPLAKALSDGIMGCLKRYSRFTSADKTTMSCVADLGVNISPHGGFHQVNFPYFSFL
- the LOC116025388 gene encoding uncharacterized protein LOC116025388 → MAAANSDQPRMLKQLVCFHRPRNWSFSVAWGYSADIYEEIFPRSYLNNPIETFQTWGPTPWPPHWIFDVRKYTTTDTCLVLHAFFLESVEEEEDGIVTTYRRAWRRGLPACFAGDGDQSADRISKIVVYSPMTKPAKIGRSECCDVTIDSVESESAVIKTRRCMADDIIA